The genomic interval TCACCCCGAAGACCGCGACCGGGTGTGGGCCGACGTGCAGGAAGGCCTGGCCGCACGCCGGCGCTTCCAGTCCACCTACCGCATGCTCACGCGGGGAGGCGAAAAATGGGTGTGGGAGCAGGGCCAGGGCGTCTGGGCGGCCGATGGGGCGCTGGCCGCGCTGGAGGGGCTGGTGCTGGACGTGTCCGGGCAAAAGGCCGTGGAGATGGAGCTGCGGCACGCGGAAGAGCGCTTCCGCCTGCTCACCGAGCACTCCTGGGACATCGTCCACGTGCAGGATGCGCAGCGCGTGATCCAGTACATCAGCCCCTCGGTGGAGCGGATGCTGGGCTTTGCGCCGGATGAGATGGTGAACCGGCGCGGGGCCCTGTTCGTCCACCCCGACGACCAGGACTTCGTCCGCGGCATCTACGCGGGCGAGATGCTGCAGCCCGGCGCCACCACGCGCACCGAGTTCCGGCTGCGGCACAAGGACGGATCGTGGCGCACGGTGGAGGTGTTTTCGCGCAACACGGCCGGTCCCGGGCAGCCTCCGTACGTAATCACCTACACGCGTGACGTCACCGAGCAGCGGCGGATGGAGGCCGAGCTGCGCCAGCTGGCGCTGTACGATGCGCTGACGGGGCTGCCCAATCGAACCCTGCTGCTGGACCGGCTGGGGCATGCGCTGGCGCGGGCCGGGGAGGGCGGCGACGCCGTATGCGCCCTGCTGTTCCTGGACCTGGACCGCTTCAAGCGGGTGAACGACAGCCTGGGGCACGCCGCGGGCGACCGGCTGCTGCAGGAGGTGGCGCGCCGCATCCAGGCCGTCGCCCGGCCGGAAGACACCCCGGCCCGCCTGGGGGGCGACGAGTTCGCGCTGCTGGTGCATTCGGCGCGCAGCGAGGGACAGGTGATGGGGATCGCCTCGCGGCTGCAGGCCGCCATCTCCGCGCCCGCCGCGCTGGACGGCGCCGAGGTCACCCCCAGCGCCAGCATGGGCGTGGCGCTGCTGCACGAGGGGTACGCGGGGCCCGACGAGGTGCTGCGCGACGCCGACATCGCCATGTACAGCACCAAGGCGCGCGGACGCGGCGGCTTCGCCGTGTTCTCGCCCACCATGCACGCGGATGCGGTGGGGCTGCTGGAAACGGAGAACGCGCTCCGCCGGGCGCTGGACCGGTCCGAGTTCCGCACCTTCTACCAGCCCATCGTGTCTGCCGAAACCGAGGCGCTGGTGGGATGGGAGGCGCTGGTGCGCTGGCAGCACCCGGAGCGCGGGCTGCTGGGCCCCGCCGCCTTCCTGCCCATCGCCGAAGACAGCGGACTGATGGTAAGGATCGACCGCTGGGTGATGAGCGACGCGCTGCGGCAGCTTTGCCTGTGGCGCGAGCGGTTTCCCGGGCTGTTCGTGAGCGTCAACGTGTCGGGGAGCGACTTCGACCACCCCGGGATGGTGGAACAGGTGCAGTCGGCGCTGAGCGAGGCCTGCGTGCCCGCCGGATCTCTGCGGCTGGAGGTGACCGAGAGCGTGCTGATCGAAAACGTCGCGGCCGACTCGGCGCTGCGGCAGGTAAAGGCGCTGGGGGTGCGGGTAGACCTGGACGACTTCGGCACCGGCTACTCCAGCCTCAGCTACCTGTCGCGCTTCGCCGTAGACGCGCTGAAGATCGACCGCTCGTTCGTTGCGTCGCTGCGGGAGAAGCCTGAGAGCCGGGCGATCGTGGGCGCCATCGTGTCGCTGGCGGGAAGCCTGGGGCTGGAGGGAACGACCGCGGAGGGGATCGAGTCGCGCGAACAGGCCGACGACCTGCGCGCCGCCGGCTGCACCCATCTGCAGGGCTACGCCTTTTCGCCCCCGCTCCCCGCCGCCGAAGCCGAGGCGTGGATGGTATCCCGCGGGGCCGCATAGGGGGAGTGCGGGGGAGGCGTTCAGCGGATCTCGATCCCGGTCTGATGCGCGGTCGGCTGTGCGGCCACGATGATCCGCGCGGCCTCCGCCAAGTCGGGGGCGACGTGGTCCGGCGGGAGAGCCGAATTCGAATCCGCTCGGCCTCCGACCAGAATGGTGCGGCAGCCGGCGAGCCGGCCCGCTTCGGCGTCGGCGGGGGTGTCGCCTATCATCCAGGAGCGGGCGAGGTCGATGCCGTGCTCCGCCGCGAGCGAGGTGATCATCCCCGGGCGCGGCTTTCGGCAGTCGCAGGCGATGCGATAGCGGTCGACGGTGCCCTCGGGATGGTGCGGGCACCAGCGGAACGCCTCGATCTCCACCCCCTCCGTCCGAAGCAGTTCGCGAACCCGCCCCTCCACGGGCCCGAGCGCCTCCTCCGCGAAGTACCCGCGCGCCACCCCCGACTGGTTGGAGACCACGAACAGGGGGAAGCCAGCGTCGCGCAGCATCCGCAACCCCTCCCCCGCCCCGCGGGTGAGCCGGATGAGCGCCGGGTCGACGTTGTACGGCACGTCCTCGATCAGCGTGCCATCCTTGTCCAGAAACACCGCCGCTGTCCCGCTCATCCCCTCCCTAGCCCCTATGTGTTGTTGCATTCGCGGACCTGCGTCCCTCCCAGGACGCGCCACATCATCGAACCCACACCCAAGTAAGCCAGTCCGCGAAGGCGGACTTCGTGTGGTCGTTGCAGCGAATTCATTCGCCCGCCGCGGCTGGGCCCGTCCGGGAGCCACGACCTACCTGTCTCGACGAGGCTCGGGCTAGCCCTTCGGAGCCACGACCTACCGGCCCCACCGCGGCTTGGCGCTCCCTACCGGCTTGCGCGCGGGTAGATGCGGTAGCGCTCGCGAACCGTGTTCCACTCGGCCAGCTCGCGCTGCCAGCGGCGGTCGATCTCGCGCGGATCGTCGCCGCGGTCGAAGGCGGCGCGTGCCCAGTGCGAGCCGATCATCTGCGTGAACCCCGTGTTCATCACGCGGAACTGCCCCGGGTTCTGCTTCTTTGCCTCCGTCAGCAGCACCAGCGCCGTGTACGCCGGGCGGTACGTGTTGCGGTCGGTGATGTCCAGCCGCAGCGTGGTGAAGGTTTGCCCCTTGTACTGCGTGTCGACCTTGGGATCGGTTGTGGGCGTGATCTGCACGGGCGTCAGCGTCACGCCGGGAAGGTTGTATTGCGCCACGGCGGCGCGCAGCCGCTCGGCGTTCAGCCAGGGCGCGCCCACGTAGCTGAACGGCGCGTCGGTGCCCCGCCCCACGTGCACGTTGGTCCCCTCGCCCAGCACCAGCCCGGAGAAATTGAGCGCCGCGTTCACCGAGCGGATGTTGGGGCTGGGCGGAATGAAGCGCAGCCCGGTTTCTTCGAACCACATGTCCGGCCGCCATCCCTCCGCCGGAACCACGTGAAGCTGGGCGCCCACGTTGGCCGTCTCGTTGAAATAGCGGGCGATCTCGCCAGCCGTCATCCCGTGGCGCAATGGGACGCTGTAGTAGCCGGTGATCACCTGCGTGACGGCGCGCACCTCCATGTCCATCACGGGGCCGTCCTGCGCGTCGGTGATGGGATTGGGGCGGTCGAGAACGATGAAGGGAATCTTGCGCTTGGCGGCCTCTTCCATCGCCATCGCCATCGTCCACACGAACGTATAGACGCGCGCCCCGATGTCCTGGATGTCGAACACCAGCACGTCGACGCTGTCCAGCTCCGCGGCGGTGGGGCGCTGGGTGCGGTCGTACAGCGAGTAGACGGGAACGCCG from Longimicrobium sp. carries:
- a CDS encoding putative bifunctional diguanylate cyclase/phosphodiesterase, coding for MTAPERPPRARSTEDALKETERAFRTVLDNLPGFAYRCRNEPTWPTELLSEGFEPLTGYPPSDLLDGRVTYASLIHPEDRDRVWADVQEGLAARRRFQSTYRMLTRGGEKWVWEQGQGVWAADGALAALEGLVLDVSGQKAVEMELRHAEERFRLLTEHSWDIVHVQDAQRVIQYISPSVERMLGFAPDEMVNRRGALFVHPDDQDFVRGIYAGEMLQPGATTRTEFRLRHKDGSWRTVEVFSRNTAGPGQPPYVITYTRDVTEQRRMEAELRQLALYDALTGLPNRTLLLDRLGHALARAGEGGDAVCALLFLDLDRFKRVNDSLGHAAGDRLLQEVARRIQAVARPEDTPARLGGDEFALLVHSARSEGQVMGIASRLQAAISAPAALDGAEVTPSASMGVALLHEGYAGPDEVLRDADIAMYSTKARGRGGFAVFSPTMHADAVGLLETENALRRALDRSEFRTFYQPIVSAETEALVGWEALVRWQHPERGLLGPAAFLPIAEDSGLMVRIDRWVMSDALRQLCLWRERFPGLFVSVNVSGSDFDHPGMVEQVQSALSEACVPAGSLRLEVTESVLIENVAADSALRQVKALGVRVDLDDFGTGYSSLSYLSRFAVDALKIDRSFVASLREKPESRAIVGAIVSLAGSLGLEGTTAEGIESREQADDLRAAGCTHLQGYAFSPPLPAAEAEAWMVSRGAA
- a CDS encoding HAD family hydrolase encodes the protein MSGTAAVFLDKDGTLIEDVPYNVDPALIRLTRGAGEGLRMLRDAGFPLFVVSNQSGVARGYFAEEALGPVEGRVRELLRTEGVEIEAFRWCPHHPEGTVDRYRIACDCRKPRPGMITSLAAEHGIDLARSWMIGDTPADAEAGRLAGCRTILVGGRADSNSALPPDHVAPDLAEAARIIVAAQPTAHQTGIEIR
- a CDS encoding DUF1343 domain-containing protein, which produces MQLHAPRLLRVTAALALAALSAAGCRTGSQPDAPGTQADSAPGATATAPAKDAPPRSAAVVPGIEVLLRDSVHLVRGKRVGLITNPSAVTRSGELGADVLARTPGVRLVALFGPEHGIRGDLEAGATFVGGRDARTGVPVYSLYDRTQRPTAAELDSVDVLVFDIQDIGARVYTFVWTMAMAMEEAAKRKIPFIVLDRPNPITDAQDGPVMDMEVRAVTQVITGYYSVPLRHGMTAGEIARYFNETANVGAQLHVVPAEGWRPDMWFEETGLRFIPPSPNIRSVNAALNFSGLVLGEGTNVHVGRGTDAPFSYVGAPWLNAERLRAAVAQYNLPGVTLTPVQITPTTDPKVDTQYKGQTFTTLRLDITDRNTYRPAYTALVLLTEAKKQNPGQFRVMNTGFTQMIGSHWARAAFDRGDDPREIDRRWQRELAEWNTVRERYRIYPRASR